One stretch of Shewanella sp. Arc9-LZ DNA includes these proteins:
- a CDS encoding HD domain-containing phosphohydrolase gives MKQLETADLPVILCVDDETSILKSLQRVFFSSNVQLLQASSGKQALEIMQQHKVNLIISDMRMPNMTGAEFLAQAAVMQPDSYRILMTGYSDIQSTVAAINIGKIHRYIQKPWDNTELLAQVNEGLETYRLLKKNKELTKKIAVQNKQLKQLNTNLEDTVQQRTQQLKQSLQQYKTLANNRGNEQKATLEVLYNLISINPEINGQFALKISETCNNIANLLGITPPGVEIITKAGLYSELGKLGLPSYCLNKPYDELTSADQKHFMRHPQLAEEILTPAVHLSVMSEIIASQYEQYNGTGEPLQTAGKNIHIGSRILSVARDFWHEFLPKKNIQEPTKEQVYKLIMLQQGILYDPKVVEALGKLIFSNENNKENIHYSEEEFSNGIHIGEISIGMRLSQNLYNRKHMLLLPKGHIFCAKTINNLQSYEKRHKETLLIKAEKVEK, from the coding sequence ATGAAACAATTAGAAACTGCAGATTTACCTGTAATTTTATGTGTAGACGATGAGACCAGTATTTTAAAGTCTTTACAACGTGTATTTTTTTCATCAAATGTTCAACTATTACAAGCTTCTAGTGGTAAACAAGCACTAGAAATAATGCAACAACACAAAGTGAACCTGATCATTTCTGATATGCGAATGCCGAATATGACAGGTGCAGAGTTTCTTGCACAAGCAGCCGTAATGCAGCCTGACAGTTATCGTATTTTGATGACTGGATACTCGGATATTCAATCTACTGTTGCGGCCATTAATATCGGTAAAATTCATCGTTATATTCAAAAGCCTTGGGATAATACTGAACTACTTGCACAAGTTAATGAGGGGCTAGAGACTTATCGCCTACTTAAAAAAAATAAAGAACTGACAAAGAAAATTGCAGTTCAAAATAAACAACTAAAACAATTGAATACCAATCTAGAAGACACGGTACAGCAACGAACCCAACAACTAAAACAAAGTTTACAACAATATAAAACCTTGGCCAATAATCGAGGTAATGAACAGAAAGCCACATTAGAAGTGCTTTATAATTTAATTAGTATCAATCCGGAAATAAACGGTCAGTTTGCACTTAAAATCAGTGAAACCTGCAATAACATCGCTAACCTATTAGGCATCACTCCACCTGGAGTCGAAATTATTACTAAAGCAGGATTATATTCCGAGCTAGGCAAATTAGGGTTACCTTCTTATTGCCTAAATAAGCCATATGATGAACTGACTAGTGCTGACCAAAAACATTTTATGCGTCACCCTCAATTAGCAGAAGAAATTTTAACACCTGCCGTTCATTTATCTGTAATGAGTGAAATTATTGCTAGTCAATATGAACAATATAATGGTACCGGAGAGCCATTACAGACAGCGGGCAAAAATATTCACATAGGATCGCGAATTTTATCCGTTGCTAGAGATTTTTGGCATGAATTTCTGCCTAAAAAAAATATTCAAGAGCCGACAAAAGAACAAGTATATAAACTGATAATGCTTCAACAAGGTATTTTATACGACCCAAAAGTGGTTGAAGCATTGGGTAAATTAATATTTAGTAATGAAAATAATAAAGAAAACATTCATTATTCTGAAGAAGAGTTCTCAAATGGCATACACATAGGAGAAATATCTATTGGTATGCGACTTAGTCAAAATCTCTATAATCGTAAGCATATGCTACTACTACCAAAGGGACATATCTTTTGTGCTAAAACAATCAATAACTTACAGAGTTATGAAAAGAGACACAAAGAAACGTTACTGATAAAAGCAGAGAAAGTTGAAAAGTGA
- a CDS encoding sensor histidine kinase, translating to MIDKSNPYYIAYHREKKARVEVEQLLEDYTRQVYEKNMLLEQQIKQIKNQQQSLIQQEKLALLGTLAAGVAHEINNPLAFVISNVTTLNSYVNDLIEVIPKEQLSQSDKNTIHFITEDLPELITDNDQGFFRIKDIVKNLLFFARTDSEELTEIDLSGAIDMAVKLLGPKLKNIQVKQELCKVPKIRFNSGELNQVLVNILVNAIQACEQSANNSAIITIKLAQHDGMIQLNIIDNGCGMSPEVQQRMFDAFYTNKPVGTGTGIGMSIVLQILKQHNATIDVQSELDKGTIIKIGFNLSTPI from the coding sequence ATGATTGATAAATCTAACCCATATTACATTGCCTACCATCGAGAAAAGAAAGCCCGAGTTGAAGTTGAGCAATTGTTAGAAGATTACACTAGACAAGTGTATGAAAAAAATATGTTGTTAGAACAGCAGATTAAACAAATTAAAAATCAACAGCAGTCACTGATACAACAAGAGAAATTAGCCTTATTGGGGACTCTCGCTGCTGGTGTAGCTCATGAAATCAATAACCCATTAGCGTTTGTGATCAGTAATGTCACCACGTTAAACAGTTATGTGAACGACTTAATTGAGGTAATCCCTAAAGAACAGTTAAGTCAAAGCGACAAAAATACTATCCATTTTATTACAGAAGACTTACCAGAGCTTATCACCGATAACGATCAAGGTTTTTTTCGCATTAAAGATATTGTTAAAAACCTGCTGTTCTTTGCCAGAACAGACTCCGAAGAATTAACAGAAATTGATTTGTCTGGTGCCATTGATATGGCAGTCAAATTATTAGGCCCAAAACTAAAAAATATTCAAGTTAAACAAGAACTTTGCAAGGTACCTAAAATTCGGTTTAATTCAGGAGAGCTTAACCAAGTGCTGGTCAATATCTTGGTTAATGCCATTCAAGCCTGTGAACAGTCAGCAAATAATAGCGCGATTATCACCATCAAACTGGCGCAGCATGACGGTATGATTCAACTCAATATTATCGATAATGGTTGTGGTATGTCTCCTGAAGTGCAACAAAGAATGTTTGATGCTTTTTATACTAACAAGCCAGTAGGCACTGGCACAGGTATAGGAATGTCGATTGTGTTGCAGATATTAAAACAACACAATGCGACGATTGATGTACAGTCTGAATTAGACAAAGGTACCATCATAAAAATTGGCTTTAATTTATCTACACCCATATAG
- a CDS encoding chemotaxis protein CheC: MNDYLSEEQRDALQELMNISMGQAANSLARLIGAKITLSIPQISSVTPTEFVEMINLDTMWHTRQSFLGTVKGEVLSLQSKQGCEAIAELMDYELPLSNITQEELLLELSNILAGACLNGFAQQLTLNTKLSMPTVFDPTLLSAGHYRWGNTLLMEVEFKIESSRFDSKIMICLEADSISIVLTKLNELLES; encoded by the coding sequence ATGAATGACTATTTAAGTGAAGAACAGCGTGATGCTTTGCAGGAGCTAATGAACATTTCTATGGGGCAAGCAGCCAATTCTCTTGCGAGACTGATTGGCGCTAAGATTACACTTTCTATCCCTCAAATATCGTCAGTTACCCCTACAGAGTTTGTTGAGATGATCAACTTAGACACCATGTGGCATACCAGGCAGTCTTTTCTGGGTACAGTGAAAGGGGAAGTACTTTCCCTGCAATCCAAACAGGGCTGTGAAGCCATTGCTGAATTGATGGATTACGAATTGCCATTGTCTAACATTACCCAAGAAGAGTTATTACTGGAATTATCTAATATTCTTGCTGGGGCCTGCTTAAATGGTTTTGCACAACAATTAACATTGAATACAAAATTAAGTATGCCAACAGTATTTGACCCAACACTTCTTTCTGCGGGTCATTATCGCTGGGGCAACACATTATTAATGGAAGTTGAATTTAAAATAGAATCTAGTCGATTTGATTCTAAAATAATGATTTGTTTAGAAGCTGACTCAATTTCGATTGTTTTAACCAAATTAAATGAGTTATTGGAGTCATGA
- a CDS encoding dienelactone hydrolase family protein — translation MHHKSVDNIPQQAFDWYDSYAHGGMDRRTFMTKLGSLVALGYSMSVLTSALLPNYALAEQVSFNDADIKATYTQFDSPLGYGKGQGYLVEPTSKTGLLPVVLVVHENRGLNPYIEDVARRLAKAGFIAFAPDALFSLGGYPGNDDEGRAMQQSLDRSKIEQDFVAAAQFLKSHQRSNGNLGAVGFCFGGYIVNYLAAVDSNLIQAGVPFYGTPAAKELRQNIKAPLLIQLGELDERVNNTWPEYEQDLKAFKVPYTMHMYKKAHHGFHNDSTSRYDDINAELAWQRTVDFFNKNIG, via the coding sequence ATGCACCACAAATCCGTCGATAATATTCCGCAACAAGCCTTTGATTGGTATGACTCCTATGCTCATGGTGGCATGGACCGTCGTACATTTATGACTAAATTAGGCTCGTTAGTGGCATTAGGTTATTCAATGAGTGTGCTGACTTCGGCATTATTGCCTAATTATGCGCTAGCTGAGCAAGTGTCATTTAATGATGCCGACATTAAAGCCACTTACACTCAATTTGATTCTCCTTTAGGTTATGGCAAAGGCCAGGGCTATTTAGTCGAGCCCACAAGTAAAACAGGGTTATTGCCCGTTGTATTAGTCGTTCATGAAAATCGTGGTTTAAATCCATATATTGAAGATGTTGCTCGCCGTTTAGCGAAAGCGGGGTTTATTGCTTTTGCTCCTGATGCACTTTTTTCACTAGGCGGTTATCCCGGTAATGATGATGAAGGCCGGGCAATGCAGCAATCATTAGACCGCAGCAAAATTGAACAAGACTTTGTTGCGGCCGCCCAGTTTTTAAAATCGCATCAACGCAGTAATGGTAACTTAGGTGCGGTGGGATTTTGTTTTGGCGGCTATATTGTTAATTATCTCGCGGCAGTTGATTCAAATTTGATTCAAGCCGGTGTTCCATTTTATGGCACTCCAGCAGCAAAAGAATTAAGACAAAATATTAAAGCGCCATTATTAATTCAATTAGGCGAGTTAGATGAAAGGGTTAACAATACTTGGCCCGAGTACGAACAAGATTTAAAAGCATTTAAGGTACCCTATACCATGCACATGTATAAAAAAGCCCATCACGGATTTCATAACGATTCTACCAGCAGATATGATGACATTAATGCGGAATTAGCATGGCAGCGGACTGTTGATTTTTTTAATAAAAATATTGGCTAA
- a CDS encoding sensor histidine kinase, whose translation MLQNLTAKLPLGVCVLNDQFEIEYWNDFFADRLKISSDDVRGLNLLEMFPDQATYLKKKINSVFILNNASFSYWEHKPHVFVFGSSRPITGEETLMYQNIEFLPLDVSNNTVKTVCMIVQDVTELASYYQGQKGLTQQLAQEHSVLLELNNKLEAAQNQLLQSEKMAAIGQLAAGVAHEINNPIGFIFSNLQILQDYSSKLLKLVSFYEKVIDKTKNQTFINLQQDMQQRMQYPFLRDDMPDLVSESIEGIERVTDIVRSLKAFSHVDSSEWENCNVIDGIESTLKIANSQFKHKIEIHRDYQESVPLLLCQPMQLNQVFLNILVNAAQAIENKGHIYISVRGDDTEVTIEIKDTGSGIGESAIRKIFEPFYTTKPVGQGTGLGLSLSYSIIQKHNGKISVSSSVNVGTTFTIILPLLPPGEIDKTHLSI comes from the coding sequence ATGTTACAGAATCTAACAGCAAAACTTCCCTTAGGTGTTTGTGTGCTGAATGATCAGTTTGAGATTGAGTATTGGAATGACTTTTTTGCCGATCGCCTCAAGATTAGCAGCGATGATGTTAGAGGGCTGAATTTATTAGAGATGTTTCCAGACCAAGCTACGTATTTAAAGAAAAAAATCAACAGTGTCTTTATATTAAATAATGCCAGTTTTTCTTATTGGGAACATAAGCCGCACGTTTTTGTGTTTGGCAGTAGCCGTCCAATTACGGGTGAAGAAACCTTGATGTATCAAAATATTGAGTTTCTACCATTGGATGTGTCTAATAATACGGTTAAAACAGTCTGTATGATTGTGCAAGATGTGACTGAACTTGCCAGTTATTATCAAGGCCAAAAAGGATTAACTCAACAACTGGCGCAAGAACATTCTGTTTTGCTAGAGTTAAACAATAAACTTGAAGCTGCACAGAATCAATTATTACAATCAGAGAAAATGGCTGCAATTGGACAATTAGCCGCTGGTGTTGCGCATGAAATTAATAATCCGATTGGCTTCATCTTTTCAAATTTACAAATTTTACAAGATTACTCGAGTAAGCTACTAAAACTGGTTAGTTTTTATGAAAAAGTGATTGATAAAACCAAAAATCAAACTTTTATTAATCTTCAACAAGACATGCAACAACGCATGCAATATCCTTTTTTACGCGACGATATGCCAGATTTAGTCAGTGAATCTATCGAAGGTATTGAACGGGTAACCGATATAGTCAGAAGCTTGAAAGCATTTTCTCATGTTGATAGCAGTGAATGGGAAAACTGTAATGTCATTGATGGCATCGAAAGCACCTTAAAAATTGCCAATAGCCAATTTAAACACAAAATCGAAATTCATCGCGATTATCAAGAGTCTGTACCTCTATTGTTATGCCAGCCAATGCAATTGAATCAGGTATTTCTTAATATATTGGTCAATGCGGCACAAGCGATCGAAAATAAAGGCCACATTTATATCTCAGTGCGCGGCGATGATACTGAGGTCACTATTGAGATAAAAGATACCGGCAGTGGTATTGGCGAGAGCGCGATACGTAAAATATTTGAGCCTTTTTATACGACCAAACCCGTAGGTCAGGGCACTGGTTTAGGCCTGTCCTTGTCCTACAGTATCATTCAAAAACATAACGGCAAGATATCGGTTAGTTCGTCTGTGAATGTTGGCACGACTTTTACCATCATTTTACCCTTATTACCCCCAGGTGAAATTGATAAAACACATCTAAGCATCTGA
- a CDS encoding response regulator has translation MPIPVTIADDSMMSRKVVRRALPVDWDVEITEAKNGKEAIEAVEAGKAEVLFLDLTMPELDGFGVLSYLQEHHAKTVVIVISADIQPEAKKLVDRLGAFRFLHKPLQAEQLSQALSDVGLI, from the coding sequence ATGCCTATACCTGTAACCATTGCAGATGATTCGATGATGTCAAGAAAAGTAGTTAGGCGTGCACTCCCTGTTGATTGGGATGTTGAAATCACCGAAGCCAAAAATGGCAAAGAGGCAATTGAAGCGGTTGAAGCAGGCAAAGCAGAAGTGCTTTTTTTGGATTTAACTATGCCCGAACTGGACGGATTTGGTGTCCTAAGCTATTTACAGGAACATCATGCTAAAACAGTTGTTATTGTGATTAGCGCGGATATTCAACCCGAAGCTAAAAAATTAGTCGATCGACTTGGGGCATTTCGCTTTTTACATAAACCGCTACAAGCAGAGCAATTATCGCAGGCTTTATCTGACGTGGGGTTAATATGA
- a CDS encoding heme NO-binding domain-containing protein — translation MKGIIFNVLEDMIVEQCGMGVWNDLMEKHAPADRVYVSAINYPENELFAIATEVSEILGLPLQDVIKAFGQFLFSGLAANHTAVVERFTDFTSLVMGIHNIIHVEVNKLYDEPSLPTIMSTMIDDHNIELKYYSPRKLCFCAEGLIFGAADYYHQNISIKHDTCMHQGAEQCILNIELKND, via the coding sequence ATGAAAGGTATCATTTTTAACGTACTTGAAGACATGATAGTTGAACAATGTGGTATGGGTGTATGGAATGACTTAATGGAAAAACATGCGCCTGCGGACAGAGTATATGTTTCGGCTATCAACTATCCAGAAAATGAGTTATTTGCCATCGCCACAGAAGTCTCCGAGATTTTAGGTCTTCCTTTACAAGATGTCATAAAAGCCTTTGGCCAATTTTTATTTTCAGGCTTGGCTGCAAACCATACTGCCGTTGTTGAACGTTTCACAGACTTTACGTCACTCGTTATGGGCATTCATAATATCATCCACGTAGAAGTGAATAAGCTTTACGATGAGCCCTCATTACCTACCATCATGTCGACAATGATCGATGACCATAATATTGAACTCAAATACTATTCTCCGCGTAAATTATGTTTTTGTGCTGAAGGGCTTATCTTTGGTGCAGCTGATTATTATCATCAAAATATTAGCATCAAACATGACACCTGCATGCATCAAGGTGCTGAACAGTGCATCTTAAATATAGAGTTAAAAAATGATTGA
- a CDS encoding helix-turn-helix domain-containing protein: protein MEHHINQCAPQKSVVTTNDIDEQAHNLTQWQQVYDQVSNGSFYGCIEGLDYPEAHLFKEFTQRALRQQCNIAPESIWLGIPRFSDQSKINGLPVDTHQFMCRSSDCDFELMTPEQFTIYGLVINKQILFTMAEIQGLSLKSLTSQGAERLSTNPMQLNQTRFMIESLINQGELGLHTALQQDMLSTLALNLLTQESSKQVVAPSYQHRLAVVEKVKEFLHDYPQQAVTITQLCELTFVSRRTLQYSFESILGINPLRFLRLTRLNNVRRQLKQPDQDTPISVIAANWGFWHAGQFTKDYTQLFGENPSHTLKRYQPAQP from the coding sequence ATGGAGCACCATATTAATCAGTGCGCACCACAAAAGAGCGTGGTCACAACCAACGATATTGATGAGCAGGCGCATAATTTAACTCAATGGCAGCAAGTTTATGATCAAGTCAGTAACGGCAGTTTTTATGGTTGTATAGAAGGGCTTGACTATCCTGAGGCGCATTTATTTAAAGAATTTACTCAGCGTGCACTAAGACAGCAATGCAATATTGCGCCTGAATCAATCTGGTTAGGCATTCCACGTTTTTCAGACCAAAGTAAAATCAATGGTTTACCAGTTGATACTCATCAGTTTATGTGTCGTAGCAGTGATTGTGATTTTGAGTTAATGACCCCAGAACAGTTTACTATTTATGGTTTGGTTATTAATAAACAGATCTTATTCACTATGGCTGAGATCCAAGGTTTGTCACTTAAGAGTTTAACGTCGCAAGGAGCGGAGCGATTAAGTACTAATCCAATGCAACTTAACCAAACCCGTTTTATGATTGAATCACTGATTAACCAAGGTGAATTAGGCTTACATACTGCGTTACAGCAAGATATGTTAAGCACTTTAGCGCTGAATTTATTAACCCAGGAATCATCAAAACAAGTGGTGGCGCCTAGCTATCAACATCGTTTAGCCGTGGTAGAGAAAGTAAAAGAATTCTTGCATGATTATCCTCAACAAGCGGTGACGATAACCCAGCTTTGTGAGCTTACTTTTGTGAGCCGAAGAACCTTGCAGTATAGTTTTGAGAGTATTTTAGGCATTAATCCATTGCGCTTTTTGCGTCTTACACGCTTAAATAATGTGAGGCGTCAGCTGAAACAACCCGACCAAGATACGCCTATTTCGGTGATTGCGGCCAATTGGGGCTTTTGGCATGCTGGCCAATTTACCAAAGATTACACTCAACTCTTTGGAGAAAATCCATCACATACGCTTAAGCGATATCAGCCAGCTCAACCATGA
- a CDS encoding ATP-binding protein: MKNMLIKLFFSKAFSTRRMWFFIYTTFLCLVANTMAIDIPIVVPFLVGNIAFSIILFRLGFTWSLLSLIIVCLPLESPLVIGNCVLQLMFLMWLRLNLKQSLWPIFCVYSISIFALDYLLGNDSLKSTTMLWIIATMLHCCLFALCTKTALMLNTITITPLNQKQQSLRLQLSHRIGLYSAVPCTILIAFILQAAIGLHLSSQLQFYQDEQNVFVSKIQRHIERYISNTELVASLGHKNIDTHTLQTLNGQEPEFISTLVTDKNGIVTQFYKAGVSKLPINNMSVTDRSYFSQPKTINTSFVSESFKGRALGEDLLFAVSAPIYLDGIFDGVVEVSVVLDTLTKTLAFTDNISPNTIILDRQSKKIWGSNHLGELGDVWNEHAIFEPYHPSLLQQLFFNTAKPIVFTTDARYILVKSQLDKLNWSTIHYQETTPFVVRYLIYLSIAMLSSLLLLKYITSLSGRLVHNYTETLEKITEFTHQLGTDKRINQPLHFNYSAREFEILTQSINNLNERVINSREAMMNSMAEVKTLNNQLEDRVKERTLQLEQERDRANQLAAIKTRFLANMSHEIRTPITIIKGFTEELLNHTNGETQQVLNRIRQNTLHLQNVINDILDTAKIDEGKMTFDLQPIGLRDFLVNSIDSSSQIAKSKGLSIQCAIEDISDLYVMVDPFRLQQILLNLLSNAVKFTANGTIILKAHKSPDNTCTVQIIDEGIGMSDEQQLTLFAAFKQADVSISRDYGGTGLGLYISKQLADAMGLLLTVKSKLGQGSTFTLTLPTTNTRSMSKPLEHVNSTTFTQRVLGGTLLIVDDVEDIRQLIAVYVKPLKMKILFAENGKQAVDIVDKDQPDIIIMDQQMPIMDGYQAAQVLRNRHFTKPIISLSADVFKEEHSQNTVSPFNAVLNKPIDKTQLLQTITRCFDKHQTNVSKPDNDDVKTQDELDMLNEIKNLRLEYLDSLRAMPDQLILLASSADHDQVKNLFHKIKGTSACLGLDNVSESAKQAEIGLKAGENLHDVCKKFNSSLNKLITDSDA, encoded by the coding sequence ATGAAAAACATGTTAATAAAACTGTTTTTCTCAAAGGCATTTTCTACAAGGCGCATGTGGTTTTTTATCTACACCACATTTCTTTGCTTGGTTGCTAATACCATGGCAATTGACATTCCCATTGTTGTGCCGTTTCTTGTGGGTAATATTGCGTTTTCAATTATACTATTTCGATTAGGTTTCACTTGGTCGTTATTATCGTTAATCATTGTTTGCTTACCACTAGAAAGCCCATTAGTTATTGGTAATTGCGTTTTACAATTAATGTTTCTTATGTGGCTTAGGCTCAATCTTAAGCAGTCTTTATGGCCTATATTTTGTGTATATTCCATATCAATCTTTGCCCTTGATTACCTATTGGGTAATGATTCTTTAAAAAGTACAACGATGTTATGGATCATTGCCACCATGTTACACTGCTGTCTTTTTGCCCTGTGTACCAAAACCGCATTGATGCTTAATACCATCACCATCACCCCATTAAATCAAAAACAGCAAAGTTTGCGTCTTCAACTGAGTCACCGAATTGGACTATACAGTGCAGTGCCATGCACAATATTGATTGCATTTATTTTGCAAGCAGCAATCGGACTGCATTTATCATCGCAACTACAATTTTATCAAGATGAGCAAAATGTGTTTGTGTCAAAAATACAGCGGCATATAGAACGATATATCAGTAATACTGAGCTCGTTGCCAGCTTAGGACATAAAAATATAGATACACATACTCTACAAACACTTAACGGCCAGGAACCTGAATTTATCTCGACATTGGTGACCGATAAAAATGGCATCGTGACACAATTTTACAAAGCTGGTGTATCGAAACTACCGATTAACAATATGTCTGTTACTGACCGCAGTTATTTCAGTCAACCCAAAACAATTAATACTAGTTTTGTGAGTGAGAGTTTTAAAGGTAGAGCCCTCGGAGAAGACCTGCTTTTTGCCGTGAGTGCACCTATTTATCTAGACGGTATTTTTGATGGCGTGGTCGAAGTTTCGGTCGTTCTAGACACTCTCACCAAAACATTAGCGTTTACTGATAACATCAGTCCAAACACGATTATACTTGATCGGCAGTCGAAAAAGATATGGGGAAGCAATCACTTAGGGGAATTAGGCGATGTTTGGAATGAACACGCAATATTTGAACCATATCATCCTTCATTACTGCAACAGTTGTTTTTTAACACGGCAAAACCCATTGTTTTCACAACAGATGCTCGTTACATACTAGTAAAAAGCCAATTAGATAAATTAAATTGGTCAACAATACATTATCAAGAAACAACCCCTTTTGTTGTTCGCTATTTAATTTATCTTAGTATCGCAATGTTATCTTCATTATTACTATTGAAATATATCACGTCATTATCAGGTCGTTTAGTGCATAACTATACGGAAACACTCGAAAAAATTACAGAATTCACACATCAATTAGGCACTGATAAACGAATCAATCAACCGCTGCATTTTAACTATTCAGCGCGAGAATTTGAGATACTGACTCAAAGTATAAATAACCTTAATGAACGTGTTATTAATTCAAGAGAAGCAATGATGAATTCAATGGCTGAAGTCAAAACGTTGAACAATCAATTAGAAGACAGAGTGAAAGAAAGAACATTACAACTAGAACAAGAGCGCGACAGAGCAAATCAATTAGCAGCTATCAAGACTCGTTTTTTAGCGAATATGAGCCATGAGATACGCACGCCTATCACTATCATAAAAGGATTCACAGAAGAGTTACTTAACCACACAAATGGTGAAACCCAACAAGTGTTGAATCGTATTCGGCAAAATACCTTACATCTACAAAATGTTATTAACGACATCTTAGATACCGCTAAAATTGATGAAGGTAAAATGACGTTTGATTTACAGCCTATCGGCCTTAGAGACTTTCTAGTGAATTCAATTGATAGTTCATCACAAATTGCTAAATCTAAAGGGCTATCAATACAGTGTGCAATAGAGGACATATCTGACTTATATGTCATGGTTGATCCCTTTAGGCTACAACAAATTTTACTTAATTTACTCAGTAATGCCGTTAAATTTACAGCCAATGGCACTATTATACTAAAAGCACATAAATCACCTGATAATACTTGTACTGTTCAAATCATAGATGAAGGTATTGGAATGAGTGATGAACAACAACTCACTCTATTTGCAGCATTTAAGCAAGCAGACGTAAGTATAAGCCGGGATTATGGTGGCACTGGCCTAGGATTGTATATCAGTAAACAACTCGCTGATGCCATGGGGTTATTATTAACCGTGAAAAGTAAATTGGGTCAAGGATCCACTTTCACACTAACGTTGCCTACTACCAATACAAGATCCATGAGTAAGCCACTAGAACACGTTAACTCGACAACATTTACTCAACGAGTATTAGGCGGCACACTGCTTATTGTTGATGATGTAGAGGATATACGCCAACTCATTGCTGTTTATGTCAAACCGTTAAAGATGAAAATATTATTTGCTGAAAATGGTAAGCAGGCTGTTGATATCGTCGACAAAGATCAGCCAGATATTATTATCATGGATCAACAAATGCCCATTATGGACGGATACCAGGCTGCCCAAGTGTTAAGAAACAGGCACTTTACCAAACCCATTATTTCATTAAGTGCGGACGTATTTAAAGAAGAACACTCACAGAATACCGTCTCGCCTTTCAATGCAGTATTGAACAAACCCATTGATAAAACGCAATTATTGCAAACCATCACTCGATGTTTTGACAAGCATCAAACCAACGTATCAAAACCAGATAACGACGATGTAAAAACACAAGACGAATTAGACATGTTAAATGAAATTAAAAACTTACGCCTAGAGTATCTAGATAGTTTACGAGCAATGCCCGACCAACTCATCTTACTTGCATCAAGTGCAGATCACGATCAAGTTAAGAATTTATTTCACAAAATTAAAGGAACCAGTGCTTGCTTAGGGTTAGATAATGTCAGCGAATCAGCAAAACAAGCCGAAATAGGCTTAAAGGCTGGAGAAAATCTACATGACGTATGCAAAAAATTCAATTCTAGTTTAAATAAATTAATTACAGATTCAGATGCTTAG